In Glycine max cultivar Williams 82 chromosome 15, Glycine_max_v4.0, whole genome shotgun sequence, the DNA window AACGTAGGTCTAAAGTAAAACATACTAGTACTGCTTATACGCCTATGATCCTATTACTACTATCTACTGGAATGATCCTGAACGCAATAAATGTGGTTATTATGCCAAAAAGGTCAAGGCTGCGTAAGCCTAAGGTCAGGACCAAAGATTTTTACCTCAAATTACTTACAagcatttattaatatttggtACAAGTAGGTGTTACCACAAATACCAAACCAAACCGGACATTTTAACCAATTGCACGATGGGCAAGATACACTTTAAACTTTAAAGCATTTCAAACACAATTTATTTCCCAAGCATTGATAATTTGTTAGTGTAGTGTACTGCAATTAATTATGACAACAGTAGTACTACattgttaataaatataattaatgttgttcTTTTTTGGTGGGTGGTCATCGTGAATTATTAAAATCcctaatttgataaaagaaaattctaaattGTAGTATGTCAAAAGAAATCGATGTAAAATACCCATGAAAGCTTTCTTAGATGACGCACCTGTTGTCACTTTCACATAAAATAACATTtgggtttttattttattttattctcaaacATGGAAATGAAGAAAGAACACAAAAAAGGGTGTCTTGTTTTGGTCACAATTTTGAAGGAGGATGACGCACATGGATTTCAAAGGGGGCCAgccgtttttcttttttcttcaaacgagataaaaaaaattatattaatttgtgcCTAACTTGTTGTCATACCTTGATTGCAGTTCACTTATAATTGCTGTTTAACAAAAAGTCTTTGCTTTTGCTTAAAGCATGTGAGGTTAATTAGGAACACAAATTTGAAAGATGGATCCATCACTGTTTTGATTTTCTTGACCAAATTAGTTGTTGTATCCTTTCTAAATGTATATCCCCACACCAACATCCAGTGGCGGATTTACAACCAATCAAGAGTGTATATTTGcatcttctcattttttaaaattcatcaaatttgtaaataaaattttatatttttatattttatttcatttatatttatataattaaacctattaattttattttttataacttacgTCCACTAATTTAGTATCTTGAATCCGTCACTATTAACACTGCATTTTTCGACAATCCAAGTGGGTGGCATGGCCCTCTGCATTAGCTCCTTTCAAATGCTTTTGTTTCTAACCTCATTTTGTTTCCACGTTAACGAATACTATAATGAATCTATCAAAAAGCTACTTAATAAATGATTTAACCTAGAGCAGTACGCCTGTACCAAACCCCTTATAAAATATCTCTTTTTTTCCCACTCtttaaatgtatttatgttTAGATGCTACCAACGATCAGTTTTCACTTTATTATCTTTTGCTTcacaatatttatcattttcctttctatttctttcttcttcctacCTCGACTCACTCATAAATAAGATAGATGCTTATCATTACTCAGTGAAAAAACGAGTTAATATCAACTTTGACCTCAAATGatactattttattaaattatataataaaacaaagaagACTTGATACCATATCTTTGACATGCATATCCTAGTGTGTGCACTGTGCTTGCTTTCAGAAAAGTATAGATAGTGTTACTCAGTTActgattcaaaataaattttccaaCACGCCCAAGGCAATGAGGCATGTTAGACGAAAGCCATTGATGTCCCATCTCTTGCGCCCCCAACCCCtcgtttacaaataaattatcTTGCATGACTATGAACACAAAATATTGAATACAAGGTAATAATATTAGATATTTTATAATAGCGTTAACCAAATTAATCTTAATCACCACCAAATGCATTAATCAATTGAGACACAGCTAAAGTTTGAATCTCTGTATGCACTCACGTTAAATATTCGGATGAAGGACTTTATTGTTCACAATGATCCAATTTAGCTTGAGCAAGATTACTTTCCGTTAAGAATATTTGTATGTAGTCtacatcaatataaaaaaaattacataaacttttttaaagatttaaaaaaattacacatctttttttttaaaattcatataaatctctcagtaaaaaaagaagaagaagaagctaagAAAGTAAAGGAGggagagagaaggagaaaaaaaagtaaacctGTAGGCTACAACTCACCACCAAATGACAAGTCAATAACAAAAATGGGTTCTGCACATATAGATTACACACATCTCCCCTCTATTTTATAATACatctaaatttaatgttattattattggtatGATGTTAGTTCAGGTAATTTTATGTTGCATCATTGATAGTCTAGTTGGGTAATTTCATTTAGTTTATGAACCCTCTAATTATTCATTTGGCTTATAGGTTTGCTGGAATGAGGCCAATTTAATGGTTTTGTTACTTATTGTGGTATTCATTTAGCTTAAATGTCACATGTCACTTGACTTGTTATTATCAAATGTTTAGTTGACATTTAAGGGGATTAATTTATGTAGGatttaaaaattgagaaaaaatatgTGTAATTTTCTTAAACCTTAAGGAAGGtttgtataaatttaaaaaaagagaaacataTGTAATTTCTTTAAACTTTAGGAGAGATTTATGTAATTTACTCATAAAAACATCTTAATGAAGTAATAATATCAATCAAATATAAATGTACttaattagattaattattGATTTGGTTTCTTTATTTTAGAGTAACAattgttatttacttttttttatagatacaTAGCAAACCAAATAATCGTATGTGTAATGTTCTTAATTATCGACTTCTCAGTTACtcacattttattatattttacatgGTGATATTTCACTCAACTTTTTTGTTGATCAGAACCCTCCATAGATAGCACCGGTCAGAATCCTCAATAGGTAACACTTTTTGAGATCTCGATAATATGCTTATGTTGCTTCTAAGATTAATATCTGTCCTCATAAAACAACATGAGACTTTTCAATATCTTTTGTCTTCACTTacgttttttgaaaaacttttcaaCAAGTCACGTATCTCATAATTACTCTAAATCAAATACGTTTAATTGTAAAATTCTTAAGtaatgaactaaaaaaaaataaatgtattttgttGGTATAGATGAtaccaattaatttctttaacacATCTTCAATTTACAAACTCCTACCTACACAATCTTTGAATCTATCTCGTTTTGGTGTGAATCGCACTTGTTATTACAATATGCAAatgttgaaaatatataatttataaacaaaCCCGTAtctaagaaaagaaataagctgAATAAGAAATTATGGCTCATACCAACTTTAGGCATGCCGAAATCCCATCAAAATTTTGAACTCTTGgccttttatatataataataataataattaaaatgaatcaaataattaaaatgaacaataaaaaaatgtatagagACTTTTCATTGTCTTGTACCTATTACTCATTGTTCCTTATTTCGTGCCTCAACTTTAGAGATGCCAccacctttttcttctttattttcaatGCTAGCTAGTGTCACCATTATGACTGTTGTTGCATCCTCCCCTGTCCTTCGGTGTCAATGACTTTTCCCAACCTACATCTCCTTCGGTGACCGATCGGGGAAAGTTTTAGTGTGAAGCAAACGCATGTGAGTATGGTATGCTGAGAATATAGCTATAGAGGTAACTAATGTTTTCTGCATATTCATGTCCGATATAAATATGACATGcgtatgtttattattttttgtgtctTTGTAGTTCAATAACAATCACACGCAATCCAAAATTGAGATTATTTAAATGCTTAGTAGGATTTTTAAAGAAGACTAGTATAAAATACTATCAAGTAAAAAACTATCAATATAAGGTGACTAACACTTATATATAGGTATGGGTACCCTAAATGCCCTGcatatatcaatatatttcattttgcagattaaaaaaaactattatgccctacatatatcaatatatttcattttgctgataaaaaaaaaaactataaagtaACAGTGCAACAATACTCCTACACGTAGTGTACGCTCCCAAAAAGTActacatgtatatattaaacccAAGTATCcaacattttctttcatttttttagagacACATGTATCTTTCATTGAAGTTAATATTTTGTTCAagtctaataaaattattacaagtgaaaaaattttctttttaaatatataatgtaaCTGCATACACAtgatttaaacttgaaaatacTAATTAAACTAGAACAATCAGTATCAATTACTCTACCAAACTCGGTGATAACACTTTCCTAAGTTTATTCAAGGGTAGCCTGTTTAACACTCTTTTTTGCACCTATTTTATacctataaaattaaatttgtactgAAAAACTTATGAtgagatatttattttagaaaaaataaagagaaaggcaaagaaaaatataaaaatgagtgTAAAAAAAGTGCGTTTTGTTTGAGTGAGATAGATACACAGATAGTGATTGCTTAATGAATTTGCATTGTTAGTAAAGTAATCATGGATAAAAACCAAGAAATCCATTGATGTTTTAATGGGAAATTCGAAATTGGCAAGAGATGGATAGCAAAGTGACGACTGTGCATTTTTCATACTAACAAAGGACGGAAAGGTTGAaaagaatagtttttttttttcttcttcttttctataCATTATCTGAATTTAGACAATTACTGGTAATTTGCGTTTACAACATAATTGTGGGTAGTTAACCACTTAAATAGAAACTGCCAGAAATGTAGTATCCGTTATTCTGCAGGATGATATCGTTGCTAGATTTTAGCTTGTTAGTCCCTTCGCTTTGGAATAGGGTTTATCCAGTTAGGAACGTAGTTCAAGTCCTATAATTCATTCCTATCTAACATGTGACATTTATGGATAAGCGTATGATGGTAGTTTCAACTAGgtagaaattataataaatgttgCATATCTATAATAAGATAAGAATGTAGGCATGGGAAATTGATGTGAAATCAGATGTTTTCGGATAATGAAATTGATTAGTAGTTAAATACTTGGTTGGATGAAATTGTATTTTTCATGGTGGGGAAAGGTAAACCTGCCATGCAAGTGTACCTAGAACAGGAGGATATTTTTATACTGAGTTAGTTATAGGTGAAAATAAGAggctaaataaataataaagtaattataaattatagtttcTGGAACACTTTAACagaattattcataaaatattatttgtccTCTTATCCCTTCCTCTATTGGTTAAGCGACAGGAGATAATagaaaaagtaaataacaataatttttatttaatttaaaaataaaaaaactaatttatagaaatattttaaaatctcaTTTCCCCTTCTCATTCTCTTCATTTAAACTAAGAGTTTAAGAAAATATGTATTATCtttgttatgagaaaattttataagtACGAGAGTTTTGATGAATTTTGATATGTATCATTTTGTTGACGAGAAATATATCAAGATTAACATTAGACTAAATTTGGATGAATGTCAAAatggttatttaaataagaaGTTTCGATCAGGTTGAAATTTCGAGAAAATGCATTAAGCATGTAGAAGGAAAaaagttcaaattcaaaatagtatAAGGATTAGGAGAAGATATTAGATGCTATTAAATTTAGGTAATTAGGAACTTATAcacatgttaaaaatatataattgactagtggaaatttataaataaagatatgTGACAACTATTTTGTTGGATTGAACAACCATTCAAATCCTCAAATACCAACAATGACACACCTAAAAGTGACTTTCAATTTAAAGATTATCTATTTATCTcactttttaatgaatttttgttttatttaattttatacatcTTTCTAAATCATTTACtcttttcaatatttatttattttctaaactttACTTTTATCTAATTCTCGTTATCATCAAATCCATAAGAGATTGTATATttagaattattataaaaactattactttaaaaaaacattattatcaAAAACTATTACTATAAGGATTACTAAAGAAACTGTTTATATAATACCATTTATTATAGATACcactattaaaattattatcattattttcatcGATACTTAAACAattctcataaattaaaaaattataattttttgttaactaAAAAGAACTTacaatcaaaaataaattttatatctcactcttaaaaaatttatttattaataaaatcattagcAGTGaaaattaacttcttaaaaatataaaatattttcaaaaacctatttatgattttcacaattaataatatgataaaaaaattattaataaccaattgtaaaaaaagaaatcataacTACCTGTTTCCTTCCCTATCCCTTAAACAAAGATATCATTTTCCTCTCCTTCAATCAAACCCAACAAGCCTCCTTTTCCCTCCCTCCCCTTTCCTCATTTAAACCAAACATAGGGTAAAAACttgcaaataaacaaaaatgtaatgcgaaaaataataacaacgcTGCTGTACATATCCGTAGTGTGATTTATAACCTTATTATTCCGATAGTAACCTTATTAGAAGAATTCCATCATATTTCAGCACGAAGGTTCTTTAGCTTTCTTCTAAAATCTATGATACTATGAGCTAGTCAACCGAATCTACAAATAGGAAGGGGtatgaaattcaattaaaaattcagGTCGCATATTAAATTCCCAACTCGTATTCAAttcttattgataaaactattaagttaaaatatttcTAGTACACATCCAAACATTCTTCAAAAAAAGAATCCTGGAAGCCCTTCCAGCAcaaccaaaatcataaattaatgaaattctAACCCATcgataattaaatttgatgggAATTATGATGTAGCACAAAATGTCTCaccattaaaatcaaaataacaagTCGAAGTTTTAAGTAACTTAGGacagaacttaaaaaaaaaaactaggtaaAATGAGAGTAGATAACTTGGTACATTATGTCACTTAGCACTTAACCTCCTTTAAGGCATATGCAAAGTATAAGAATGTTGGATCAGCAGCACCATCCTTGTAGTATGCAAAGACCAAGCAAGCATCATCATTCATGCTCTCCCCAACAAAACTGCACATAAAGATTTCACATCAATGACCTTTTATTCTCATAAGCACtaacaacaaattatattaattgatgACAAAAAAACACTGAAAACACCGAATTCACCCATGTGTGTAATAAAGATGGCACTTACAACTGGAAATCCTTAATCTTAGAGAGCAGGTATTTAGTTGCTCCCTCAATGTGCTTCTTAAACAACTCTTGTTTCTCTGCATCGAGCTTGGGAGTCAAATTCTTGATAAACCTCTTCATGAAGGTAACAAACTGTTTCTTATCAAAAGCGGGTTGCTCCTACAGAAATTAAGTAACTATATTATTCTCATCTGAACTTAATATTCaagacaaaataattaaaaaaatgtgtccACCAAGGATAGAAGAAGAGGAGCAGCAAGGTTGCCCAAACCTGAAGTCTGAATGTATCAACAATGTCAACAACCTTAACAGCTGCGTCATCGACTCCCTCATCTTCTCCACCCTCAGCAGAAGGGTTTGCACCAATGTCAACATCAACTGCTCCCTTAACAACCCACTGCACACCAAAAAGAAATAGTTTTAGCTTGTCACCCATGTGTAACCAAACTGTTTCAAAAATGAATCCAAACAGCCATAGAAATTGAAGCAGGTTTTTGGAATattacaatcaaataaaaatcagCATAATTTCAGAACATTCAACTAACCTTCCCCTCAACTTCCCACAGCAttccattctcaatttcattGTAACGGAAGGAGTCCGAGAGAAGCTCATCACCTACACAAGGCAGTACACATAGTCAATGTTACATGCAAAACagaaaccaacaaaaaaaataaaaatcaaagaatggcacaaaacaaaattccttcataaataatattttatacacCACACCACACCTAAATATGTAAAGCAGAGAATTAGTCTAGCTTTAAATTATCACTCGAATCATAGGCAATactattaaaaacaataaaaccaATAAAAACCTGGAACTCACAATCACTGACTAAAGGCTTCCCATAACTATTGAAAATCAAAGCGTTTTACGttaatcaaatcaaacaacATCGGTAAAAATCAATAACCTAGCTATAATTAAcgacaagaaataaaataataaaataatcagatACGCGTGAAACAAACGCTTGTCcacaatcagtaattaaatcgAGAAGAAAAAAAGCCAGATCCAAGCGTCGATAAAAGTTTAATACTCTACAATGGAAAAATCAGAAGCGCAACCTAAGCAGATCTTTGGCAATAGATCGACAAGGAAAAGCTGcgataggaaaaaaaagagagagattagTTTACCTGTAAGGAGGTCCTGATAAACCAACATGTTTGCAGAGTTTTCTCTCAAATTTATGCAGTGAAACTGGTACGGAGCAGCGACGCGAGAGCAAGAGGGACCGAAAATTCTGTGTGCAACTATTTTTTATAGTCCAGGGTTTTCAGTTTCTGGTTCCACACCCACACAAATTACCAAAAACCCCCTTCTCCTATTGGGCTTCTGTTTCGGCCCATAGAATAATAGGCCCATAATTGAAAAAGCgggaatttgaaattgaatagaGAGCGTGGAGTGTGTGGACGAAGACTCGGACACACACAGCATGACGGAAATGGAGGAAACGGTGTCTCGCATAATCTCCGAGCTAGAGGATCTCCGTGGAAACCCGCAACCACCGCCACCACTCTCCGAACAAACCCTAATGGATCTTCAATTTCTCCTCAAACACTCTCTCACAGAGACTCTCTACGATGAGCTTCCATCGAAGAATCTCTCTCCGTCTTCTCTCATTCCTCCCATTGCTTCAGCAATGGACTCTTCACCACCGCACCACTCTCTTCTCGCTTCCGACGTCTTCCTCTCGCTCCTCCTCGCTCCAAACGCACCCGTTTTTACACTCTTTACACCCATTTCGTTTCTTTCTTTCCTCCGCTCCCTCCGCCGCTCCTGCAAGGCCCACTCCCACCCCGGCCCGGCCCAAGACAACTCCATGAACCGGAAACGGAAGCGGCCGGGCCGCGGCCGGGCGAGTAATCCCCAAAACGACGACGATTCGCCGGACACCGGTTCCCAACACGACCCCCGGGTGCTCCTCCGCGTGCTGGAGAAGCTAGTCAAAGTAATGGGATTGATCCACTTGAACCGCTTCCCGGAGACTCTCAAGTCCCTGATTCAAACCGTGGCTGAAATCCCCGTGACCTCGCTCGATACGTGCGGGAACGCGGCGGTGTATAGCAGATTGCTTAGCCTGTGTTCGCACGTGCTGAAGGAAGTTCTCAAATCTGAGCACGGAGAACCTTCCAACACTGCTGCCGAGGTGTTGAAATCGCTGTGTTCGCTTGTTCTCATGGCGAAGTCGCTGGCGAGGACATTTGCTATTGGATTTGTCACCGGTCTTAGTAACCAATGCGATGGTGTGAAGAAGGCGCTGGTTAATTTTCCGAGGTATTTGGCCAAGAAGGCGCCGGAGAAGGCCGAGCCTAGAGCATTGGCGGTGGACTCCATCATGGAGGTTGTTAAAGTTATGGAATTTGATGATCAAATTGCGTTTGTGAAGTATGTTGTGCAGATGGCACAGGGGAAGTCGAATCTTCGGCTTTTGGCGGTTGATCTCATTTTGAATCTGGTGACGTCATTGAGGGATCCGTTGGGCGTGGAGAGTGAAGGGAGTGAGGCGTGGGGAGTGTGGTGCTTGGAGGCACTTGTGAAACGGTGTTCTGATGTGAGTGGCGCAATTCGGGCGCGGGCTTTGTCGAATTTAGCGCAGCTGGTGGGGTTTTTGTCTCGTGGTGAGAGGACTAGTGCGGTTCTGAAGGAGTTTACGGGGTTTGGGAGGGTTGGTGATGGGAATGTTGGAGGTGGAATGAATGATATGCTGAGGAGGAGGTGTATGGATGATAAGGCAGCTGTGAGGAAAGCTGCATTGCTTTTGGTTACTAACTTGACTTCTCTTCTTGGAGGTGCAATTGATGAAGTGGTGCTCAAGACAATGGGAATGGCTTGTTCTGATCCACTTATCAGTATGCGGAAAGCTGCAATTACAGCTCTATCAGAGGtagtttatttactttttacaaGTTATAAAGTTTGGCAGTATAATATCTATTAGACAGAAATGAGAAAGTTTTGCAAAATTTAGTGACTTAACATGAAAATTTAAGATATGATGTGGGTAAAGGCTTCTTTCACATGAGTAGTTACAGAAGAATCTTTTGTCATGACAACTGTAGGGTTTGCTTTTGTCTGTTGTGTGGTTGGCATCTAGTTTTCCCGGAAATGGATTTGAATAGAAAAACAACAATGCAGGAAATTTTCTTCTGCATATTGCTCTTCTGTCGGGCAGTTTTATATGTTGTGTTCTCTGCTAACTGTTTCTGCCTTTAAGTTGAGTAGATACAATAAAATTCAGTTACATTGTTGct includes these proteins:
- the LOC100499679 gene encoding translationally-controlled tumor protein-like gives rise to the protein MLVYQDLLTGDELLSDSFRYNEIENGMLWEVEGKWVVKGAVDVDIGANPSAEGGEDEGVDDAAVKVVDIVDTFRLQEQPAFDKKQFVTFMKRFIKNLTPKLDAEKQELFKKHIEGATKYLLSKIKDFQFFVGESMNDDACLVFAYYKDGAADPTFLYFAYALKEVKC